Proteins encoded in a region of the Vitis riparia cultivar Riparia Gloire de Montpellier isolate 1030 chromosome 7, EGFV_Vit.rip_1.0, whole genome shotgun sequence genome:
- the LOC117918891 gene encoding probable N-acetylglucosaminyl-phosphatidylinositol de-N-acetylase isoform X5, translating to MAWLLIIISVVLVWVASLCKTRQASFSPSKTVFLNNGEALQKRNVLLVIAHPDDESMFFSPTITFLNSRGHNLHLLCMSTGNADGMGNIRKEELYQASAILKVPLQQVKILDHPDFQDGFGKVWNHALLAKIIEEEVISHAIDTAIAIILTCIEGYGCSYMILQREILKHGNLSVQTYYASIVDQLISGCPSYLPCVTQVKICIACLTRILIKAF from the exons ATGGCGTGGCTCTTGATTATCATATCAGTTGTTTTAGTTTGGGTAGCTTCTCTATGTAAAACTCGCCAAGCATCATTCTCGCCATCCAAGACTGTATTCTTGAATAATG GAGAGGCTCTTCAAAAGAGAAATGTCTTGCTGGTTATTGCCCATCCTGATGATGAGTCTAT GTTCTTTTCTCCAACAATAACTTTCCTGAATTCAAGGGGGCATAATCTTCATTTATTATGCATGTCAACTG GCAATGCAGATGGCATGGGAAATATTAGAAAAGAAGAGCTCTACCAGGCTAGTGCAATTCTGAAG GTTCCACTTCAACAAGTGAAGATCCTGGACCACCCAGATTTCCAG GATGGTTTTGGGAAAGTGTGGAATCATGCTTTACTGGCAAAGATCATTGAAGAGGAAGTTATTTCTCATGCCATTGACACA GCCATTGCAATCATATTGACGTGCATCGAGGGTTAtg GATGCTCTTACATGATACTTCAGAGAGAAATATTGAAGCATGGGAACTT GTCAGTACAAACATATTACGCAAGTATAGTGGACCAATTGATATCTGGTTGTCCATCTTATCTTCCATGCGTTACCCAAGTGAAAATATGCATTGCTTGCTTAACGA
- the LOC117918891 gene encoding probable N-acetylglucosaminyl-phosphatidylinositol de-N-acetylase isoform X4: protein MAWLLIIISVVLVWVASLCKTRQASFSPSKTVFLNNGEALQKRNVLLVIAHPDDESMFFSPTITFLNSRGHNLHLLCMSTGNADGMGNIRKEELYQASAILKVPLQQVKILDHPDFQDGFGKVWNHALLAKIIEEEVISHAIDTAIAIILTCIEGYAGCSYMILQREILKHGNLSVQTYYASIVDQLISGCPSYLPCVTQVKICIACLTRILIKAF, encoded by the exons ATGGCGTGGCTCTTGATTATCATATCAGTTGTTTTAGTTTGGGTAGCTTCTCTATGTAAAACTCGCCAAGCATCATTCTCGCCATCCAAGACTGTATTCTTGAATAATG GAGAGGCTCTTCAAAAGAGAAATGTCTTGCTGGTTATTGCCCATCCTGATGATGAGTCTAT GTTCTTTTCTCCAACAATAACTTTCCTGAATTCAAGGGGGCATAATCTTCATTTATTATGCATGTCAACTG GCAATGCAGATGGCATGGGAAATATTAGAAAAGAAGAGCTCTACCAGGCTAGTGCAATTCTGAAG GTTCCACTTCAACAAGTGAAGATCCTGGACCACCCAGATTTCCAG GATGGTTTTGGGAAAGTGTGGAATCATGCTTTACTGGCAAAGATCATTGAAGAGGAAGTTATTTCTCATGCCATTGACACA GCCATTGCAATCATATTGACGTGCATCGAGGGTTAtg CAGGATGCTCTTACATGATACTTCAGAGAGAAATATTGAAGCATGGGAACTT GTCAGTACAAACATATTACGCAAGTATAGTGGACCAATTGATATCTGGTTGTCCATCTTATCTTCCATGCGTTACCCAAGTGAAAATATGCATTGCTTGCTTAACGA